Within Actinoplanes sp. L3-i22, the genomic segment CCTGGTGGGGACCGTCGATCCCGCTCACCGGCGGGCCGTACTTCTGCCTCGCCGAACGCAACCAGCCCGGCTGCCTGATGGTCGACGGCAGCGGGCGGCGGTTCGTCAACGAGGCCGCACCGTACGTGGACGCCGTGCACGCGATGCTCGCCCCCGGCGTGCGGCTGCCGGCCTGGCTGATCGCCGACCGGACGTACCGGGACCGCTACCTGTTCGCGGGACGCGGCCCGCGCGCGCCACTGCCACGCCGGTGGTTCGCGGCCGGGGTCGCGCAGCGGGCGGACACCCTGGACGAGCTGGCCGCGCGGATCGGCGTGCCCGCACCGGACCTGCGGCGCACGGTCGGGCGATTCAACGAGTTCGCGGCGCACGGGCACGACGACGACTTCGGGCGCGGGGACTCGGCATACGACCGCTACTACGGCGATCCGCGGCAGCGGCCCAACCCGTGCCTGGGCGCGGTGGCCCGGCCGCCGTTCTACGCGTTCCGGATGGTCCCCGGCGACCTGGGCACCAAGGGCGGGCTGCGCACCGACGAGCGGGCCCGGGTGCTGCGACCCGACAACACGATCGTCCCCGGCCTGTACGCGGCGGGCAACGCCAGTGCCACGGTGATGGGCCGCAGCTATGCGGGCGCGGGCGCGACGCTCGGGCCGGCCATGACCTTCGGTTATCTCGCCGCCCTCGACGTGGCCGGAGGCAGCTGATGCCGATCGATCCGGACATCGCGGTCGGCGCCGAACTGCCCGGCCGTGAGCTGAGCTGGGACAGCACCGACGGCTCAGCGGAGCGCGTCGAGGATCAGACCGCTCGTGGGCACCCCGGTGCCCGCCGTGACCAGCACCGGCCCGTCGCCCGGCACCTGGTTGACGGCCGTGCCCCGGACCTGCCGCACCGCCTCCGCGATCCCGTTCATGCCGTGGATGTAGGCCTCCCCGAGCTGGCCGCCGTGCGGGTTGACCGGCAGCCGCCCCTCCGCGATCACATGCCGCCCCTCGCCACGGCCGCAGAACCCGAGAGCTTCCAACTGCATCAGCACGTACGGCGTGAAATGGTCGTACAGCACGGCCGCCCGCACGTCCGCGGGCCCGAATCCGGACTGTCCCCAGAGTTGCCGGGCCACCACGTTCATCTCCGGCAGCGACGCCAGCTCGTCGCGGTAGTAACTGGTCATCACGAACTGATCCGGCCCGCTGCCCTGAGCGGCCGCGCACACCACGGCCGGCCGGCAGCGCAGGTCACCGGCCCGCTCCGCGGACGTCACCACGAGCGCCACCGCGCCGTCGCTCTCCTGGCAGCAGTCGAGCAGCCGTAGCGGCTCGGCGATCCAGCGGGACGCCCGATGGTCGTCGAGCGTGATCGGCCGCCCGAAGAACCACGCGGCCGGGTTCGTCGCCGCGTGCCGCCGGGCCGCCACGGTGACCTGGCCGAAGTCGTCGGTGGTCACCCCGTGGTCGTGCATGTACCGCCGGGCCACCATCGCCACCTGGGCCGCCGGTGTGGCCAGGCCCATCGGGTAGTGCCAGGTCGCGTCGATCCCGGGCGGCGCGGTCGCCTGCCCGAAACGGCGGCCGGACCGCTCGTTGAGCGCGCGGTAGCAGACCACCGTCCCGGCGATGCCGGCCGTCACCGCGAGCACCGCCTGCTGCACGACCGCACAGGCCGCGCCGCCGCCGTACCCGATGCGGCTCAGGAAGGTGAGCTCGCCGGCGCCGATCTCCCGGGCCACCGCGATCTCGGCGTTGTCGTCCATGCTGAACGTGGTCAGGCCGTCCACGTCGGACGGGCGCAGGCCGGCGTCGTCGAGCGCCGCCCGGACGGCCTCGACCGCGAGCCGCAGCTCGCTGCGCCCGGAGTCCTTGGAGAACTCGGTGGCCCCGATGCCCGCGATCGCCGCGGTCCGGGCGATCACGACGCGACCCGGACGACGCCGGAGACGTGCTCGCCGGCCGCCGTACGCCCGGCGACCGCCACCTCGTCACCGTGCGCGTGCCCGCTGAAGGTCAGCGTGTCGTACGCGTAGCACGGCGTCCCGAGCCGGATCTCGATGCCGCGCAGCACCACCTCCGGGCCAGCCCAATCGGTCACGTACCGCTGCACGAGCCCGGTCGTGGCCAGGATGTTGAGGAAGATGTCCCGGCTGCCGCGCCGCACCGCCGCGTCCCGATCGTGGTGCACGTCCTGGAAATCCCGGGTGGCCAGCGCGCTGCTGATGATCACGGTCGGGGTCACCGCGAGCTCCCACGACGGCAGCTCGACCCCCACCGGCCGCCACACCGGCAGCCCGCCGTCGAACCCGGCCTGAACCCGCGCGCCGATGCTCGGGCGCATGCCGCGCAGCTCGCCCACCATCCGTACCCCCTCGTCCAGGTCGACCAGCGCGACCGTCACCGGCGACCGGCGTCCCGGCAGCGGCGGGTGGTGGTGCACGACGTAGCTGTGGATGCTCCCGGTGCCGGCCGCCACCACGTGCCCAGGCTTGAACGCGCCGCAGACCGGGCATCCCGGACCGGGTGGATGGCGCAGCGCGCCGCACTCCCCGCAGCGCTGGATCCGCAGCTCACCGGCCTCGACCCCGGCCCAGAAGAAGGCCGAGTCCGGGCCGTGCACCGGCCGGATCGGCTCGGATCGCACCGGCGCCACGGCGCCGGGCCGGAACTTCAGCACCCGGAAGCTCATCCGGGCCACCGGCTCGCCGGAAACCTCCCAGACGCTCTCGGTGGTGACGAACCAGCCCTCGCCCAGCGCGGTCCGCTTCGGCCCGGCCACGCCGGTGAGCCGGCTGCGGACCGCCAGCGCCTCCCCTTCGCGCAGGTAGCGGTGGTATGTCTGGGCACAGTCGGTCGCCACCACCGACGTGTAGCCGTCCTCGTCCAGCACCGCCGACATCCCGCGCAACGGGTCGTCGCGGTCCTCGGCCGCCGGGCGCAGCCCGCGCATCGTCCACACCTGCGCCATGGCGGGCGGGGCCACGCCGTCGCGCTCCCAGACCGGGCTGGTGTCGCCGATCGCGGCCAGCCAGTCCCGGATCGCCGGCCGGTTCACCGGGTCCCGCGCCGTCCGCGGCGCCGACCACCCGGCCGCGGTGATGCGCTGAGCGGCCGCCTCGATCGTCTCGCCCATGCTGAGCCTCCTTGGCATGCCCTTCCGGCCCTCGCCCGGTCACACCCGGCCTCCCCTTACCTCGGCACCCTCGGCAGGCCCAGACCGGCCGACGCGATCAGCTCCCGCTGGATCTCGTTGACCCCGCCGCCGAAGGTGAGCACCAGGTTGCGTTTGGCCTGCAGGTCCAGCCAGGCCAGCAGCGCGGCGGTGGCCGGATCGGCCGGATCGCCGTGCCGCCAGACCACCTCCTCCAACTCCTGACCGATCCGCAGCAGGCGCTCCGAGGCGAAGACCTTGGTGGCGGACGCGTCGGCGACGTTCGGCTCACCACCGGTCACCTGCCAGTTGAGCAGCTCGTTCACCCGGCGGCAGGCCTCGGCGCGGGCCAGCGCACGACGCACGTCCGGGGTGTCGTGGCTCGCCGCCCAGCTCCGGACCCGATCGATGAACGCGCCGAAGCGCCCGGCCGGACCGAGCATCACCCGCTCGTGGTTGAGCTGCGCGGTCAGCAGCCGCCAGCCGCCGTTCTCCGCGCCCACCAGGCGGTTCGCCGGCACCCGCACGTCGGCCAGGTAGACCGCGTTGACGTGGTGCGCGCCGTCGCAGGTGATGATCGGCGTCCAGGAGTAGCCGGGGTCGGTGGTGTCCACGATCAGAATCGACAGCCCCCTGTGCCGGGGCGCCCCCGGGTCGGTGCGGCAGGCCAGCCACAGGTGGTCGGCGTCGTGCGCGCCGGTGGTGAACATCTTCTGCCCGTTCACCACGTACTCGTCGCCCTCCCGCACGGCCCGCGTCCGCAGCGCGGCGAGATCGGTGCCGGCCTCCGGCTCGGTGTAGCCGATCGCGAAGTGGATCTCGCCGGCCAGGATCCGCGGCAGGAAGAACTCCTGCTGCTCGGCCGAGCCGTGGGCCAGCAGCGTCGACGCCACGGTCTGCAGGGTCACCGCCGGCAACGGCACGTCGGCGCGCGCCGCCTCGTTCACGAAGAGCTGCTGCTCGACCGGCCCGAGACCGCCGCCCCCGAACCGCTCCGGGAACCCGAGCCCCAGCCAGCCGTCCCGGCCCAACCGGCGAACCAGAGCCCGATAGACCGCCCCGTGCCTGTCGATCAGCATCGCCGCGCGATCATTCTCGGTCAAAACCTTCCTGAGGTACGTCCGTAGCCGGGTCCGCAGAGCGAGCTGTTCCTCAGTCAGCGCGATGAACACCGGAGTCCCCCCATCGATCGAGGCAGTGCTCCGCGCCGCCGAGGTGACGGACCAGGTCACGCACCAGTTCGGTGTGCCGGTGCAACGGGTGGTCGGCGACCAGTCCGAGCCCGCCGTGCAGGTGGTGGCAGACCCGCAGGGCCGGCAGGACCTCGCTGCCCAGCCAGAACGCCCCGGTCCACAGGTCGGCGTCGGCGTCGGCGTCCGTACCGTAATCGTGGTCTCTGCCCTGGTCCTGGTCGAGACGCCAGTTCGCGGCGAGCGCGGCGAGGTGCATCGTGCGGGAGGCGATGTAGACGTCGGCGATCTGCTGGGCGACCGCCTGGAAGGTCGCGAGTGGGCGGCCGAACTGGCGCCGGTCGCGGACGTGATCGGCGGTCATCCGCAGGGCTCCCGCCAGCGCGCCGTCGCCGAGCGCACAGGCGCCGGCCATCGCGTACCGCTGGAATCGGCCTTCGATCCTGCCCAGCGGCTCGGCGGCGACATCCTCCAGAAGCAGCGTGAACTCGTCGGTCCCGGACGAGGCCGGGGTCCGCAGCAATGTCACGCCGGACGCGGATGGGTCGACCAGCGCGACCGTGCCGCGCGCCGGCACCAGGATCCGATGGGCCCGGTCGGCGTCCGGGACGGCGTGGCAGGTCCCGGTCAGCCGCCAGTCCTCGGTGGCCGCGACCGGTTCGCCGAGGGCGGCGGTCAGCACCCGGCCCTCCAGCACTCCCGGGAGCAGATCGCGCTGCTGCTCCGCGCTGCCCCAGCGCACCAGCGGCAGCACCCCGAGCGACAGCGTCGACCAGGCCGGCACCCGGGCGGCGTGCCGGCCGATCTCGGTGAGCAGCAGGCCGGTCGCCAGCGCGCCGAGCCCGGCGCCGCCGAGCTCCACCGGCACCGCGAGGCCGAGCAGCCCGGCCTGGCCGAGCGACTTCCACAATTGTCGCGGCGCGTCGCCATGGTCGCCCAGCACCTCGCCGGCAAGGCGGACGATCGCCTCCTGCGCGTTGTCGAGTGCGAAGTCCGGACCCATTCCGCTATTAGAACACGTTTCATTTCTGGGTCAACATCGATCGCCGCAACAGGCCGTCAACATCCCGTTGCTAGGCTGGTGGGACCACAGCGCCGCGAGAGGCAGACCATGGCTGCACCGAGAACCAATACCAGTATTCGCGCAGCGCGCAGCACCATCGACACCGAGCAGGGCTCCGCCGCGCAGCGCGACAGGCGCCGCCGGATCCTCGAGGCCACGCTGCTGCTCGCGTCGAAGGGTGGCTACGACGCGGTGCAGATGCGCACCGTCGCGGAGCGCGCCGAGGTCGCCCTGGGCACGCTGTACCGGTACTTTCCGTCGAAGATCCACCTGCTGGTGTCGGCGCTGGCCGCAGAGCTGGAGAAGACCCAGGAGAAGCTGGAGCGCAAGCCGATCCCCGGTGACAACCCCGACGAGCGCATGCGGTTCGTGCTCAGCCGGGTGACCCGGGCGATGCAGCGCGAGCCGCAGCTCACCGAGGCGATGACCCGGGCCTTCATGTTCGCCGATCCGTCCGCGAGCGCCGAGGTCAACGCCGTCGCGCGACTGATGGAGGACATGTTCACCCGGGCCATGCACGACGGCGAGCCGACCGCCGACGACCGGGCCAAGGCGCGGGTCATCGGCGACGTGTGGCTGTCCAACCTGGTGGCCTGGGTGACCCGCCGCGCCTCGGCGAACGACGTGATCAACCACCTGGAGCTGGCGAGCCGCCTACTGCTGCGCTAGCAACCGGGCCGGGTGCGAGGCACGGTCAGGAGTGTGGCCGGCCGCGCCGCACCCCCGGCCGCCGGCAAAACGCGGCCCGGTCACTCGGCCAGCGCGACCAGTTTCGCCAGGGCCTGCTGACCCGCGGCGCCGGCCTGCTTCTCCAGCATGGCTGCCATCGGGCCCTTCAGGGCCGGGCCGATGAACTCCATCTCGTAGGTGATGTGCGAGCCACCGTCGGCCGCCTCGATCACGAGGAGATTCTTCGCCTTGACGCCCATCGGCCCGTCGCCGTTCTGCTCGAGCCGGCTCGGCGCGGCCGCCGTGATCACCCGCCACGCCATCTCGGCGGGCATGCCCATCAGTTTGACCTTCTGCCGATACGTGACGCCCGCGCCGAGGCTCTCCGGCAGATCGCCGACGAATCCCTCGTGCATCGTGTTCCATTCCGAGACCCGTGACAGGTCCGACACGACATCCCAGACCCGCTGCGGATCCGCCTTGGCATCGGCCTCAACGGTCACCTTGGCCATCCCGCGCCTCCTCCGGTTTACCAACTAGAACAGGTTATAGCAGTGTGACTTGATTCACTAGTTGCTCACCACCCATCGGCGGCGATGCTGTTGTCATGGAAGGACAAGCGGTGACCCGTCGACGCGAGGCTGTCAGCGAGCTCGGCGACGCCCTGCGATCCCTGGTCGAGCACGCCACCATCACCGAGGCCCAGACCGACGACCTGCTCCACGCCGCCACCGAGATCCGCGCCGTGATCGCCCGGCTCGGCTCCCGGGTGCGCGGCCACAACACGCTGTCCAGCGCCGACGACCTGCTCGGCGGCGTCCGGATGTACAACCCGGTCACCGGCTCCGGCAGTGCCCTCGCCCCGCCGGTGCACGTCGAGGTGGTCGCCGGCGAGGCGATCGGCCGGTGCACGCTCGGCCTGGCCTTCGAGGGGCCACCGATGTTCGCGCACGGCGGCGTCAGCGCGATGCTGCTCGACCAGATCCTCGGCCACGCCGTCGTCGCGTCCGGCAATCCCGGCATGACCGTCCGCCTGGACACCAGCTATCGCGCGCCGGTCCCGCTGCTGACCCCGCTGCTGCTGCGCGCCGAGGTGCGTGCGGTGGACGGCCGCCGGGTGACCGCCACCGGCACCATCGCGACCGCGGCCGAGCCGGGGACCGCCCTGGTCACCGCGACCGGCATGTTCGTCGGCCTGCGCGCCGAGCAGACCCACCGCCTGTTCGGTCCGGTCCTGCACCCGAACCCCTGACACCGCACGCGTGCCGCGCCGGGCTCAGGTTCCTTACCACCCCTCGCGTCCAGGTGATGTCCAGTGCCCGTCCAGCGCCGCTGAATAGCTTCTTCCGCAACGGATCCAGCAGCGGAAACAGAAGGAGGGGACATGCGCCGTCGCATGTGGAAAACCTGGGCGCGGACCGCAATGGCGATCACCGTCAGTGTCGCGGCCTTCGCCGCCGGCGGGGCTCTGGCGCTCACCGGCCCGGCCGGCGCCGTCGGCACGACCGGCCGGACCGACTCCTCGGTCATCGACGTCACCAACGGTGACTTCAAGGTCATCCTGTCGAACAGCAAGGTCGCGAGACTGGCGGCCGCGGACCAGATCACCGCGTTCCACGGCTTCAGCAGCCTGCAGAACCTCGTCATCCAGTCACAGGGCTTCGATCTCGAAGGACGCATCCAGGGCACGCTCCGGACGTACGACTTCAAGAGCCTGTGGACGGTCTACAACCTTCCGTCGTCGTCCGGCTGGAAGGTGTGGGCGCTCAGCTTCAAGAAGGACACCAGCCAGAGCGTCCTGAAGGAGACGTTCCGCTCGGAGCAACTGATCGACGTCAACATCGACATCAAGTTCAAGGTCTCGGCCGCCGCGCTGAACGGGGTGTCCACCCTGCGCATCGGGTTCGAGACGCTGCGCCTGCAGCTCGACGGCACGACCAAGGACTTCACGGTGGTCAACGGGGCTTCCGGTGGCGCCAAGGATCAGAACAACGGCGACGTCCCGGTCGACTTCGAGGAGCTCTGACCGGCGACTCCCGACGGCGGCGACCGGTGCCTGGACCGGTCGCCGCCGTCACCTCTACGAGCCGAGGAGGCCGACATGTCATCCGTACTGCCGAGACTCGCCATGGTCACCATGTCCGTCGCAACGCTTCTGATCGGCGGCGCCACCGCCGCCCTCGCGGACGGTGCGCGTTTCGTGCCGGAAGCCACCGGGGCCGGCTGGGACGGCGCCGTCGCCACCGTCACGTTCCAGGAGGTGGACGTGGCTCTGGAGTCGGCGGTGACCACGATCTCCGTCCAGGTGACCGCCGACGTGGACGCCACCTGCGAGCGGGGCGCCTCGACGATCCACCCGCACCGGTCGGCGACCGCCCTGGACGTGCGGGACCATCCGATCAGCGACGACGGTGTCGTCGAAGGCGTCGCCGCCGTGCCGCTCGCGGTGGCCGGGCTGAAGGTCCCCGGCTACACGTGCGTGACGACGCGGGTGTCGCTCATCGCGACGCTGGAGGACTTCTGGACCGGCGCGACACTCACCCACCCGGGCTGACGAACCGCTACCGCGCCGGCCTGGTGATCGCGCTCGACGCGACCGGCGGTTGCAGGCCGGCCTGGGCACGGACCTGCTCGTACCGGTTGCCGATCTCCTCAGCGAGGCGTAGCGCGGACAGGTGGTGCGCCCGCGCCTCGCCGGGGCGGCGCCGGGCCGTGGCGACCTCGCCGAGACTGTTCGTCACCCGCGCCTCGCCGGCCCGTTCCCCGATCCGCCGGAACAGCGTGAGCGCCTCGCCGAGCCGGTCGAGAGCCCGTTCCGGCTCGCCGCGCAGCAGGTCGACACCGCCCAGGCCGTCCAGGGCGTACGCCTCGCCGGCCGGCTCGGTCGCGCCACGGAACAGGGTGAGGGCCTTCTCGTGCTGCTCGCCCGCCTCGTCGTACCGGCCGAGGGCGGACCCGACATGACCCAGATACACCAGCGCGTAGGCCTCACCCACGACGTCGCCGACGTCCCGGCAGATGGCGGCCGACGCGCGCAGGTTCTCCGCGGCCTCCGCGAACCGGCCCTGACGCAACCGCACCTGGCCGAGATTGCCCAGGCCGCGCGCCTCGGTACCCCGGTCACCGGAGTCGCGGGCCAGGGCGATCACCTCGGTGAGCATCCGGGCGGCGTCGTCGTAGCGGCCCAGCCACTGATGGACGTGCCCGAGATTGCCGAGCGCGCGCACCCGGACGGA encodes:
- a CDS encoding lipid-transfer protein, which codes for MIARTAAIAGIGATEFSKDSGRSELRLAVEAVRAALDDAGLRPSDVDGLTTFSMDDNAEIAVAREIGAGELTFLSRIGYGGGAACAVVQQAVLAVTAGIAGTVVCYRALNERSGRRFGQATAPPGIDATWHYPMGLATPAAQVAMVARRYMHDHGVTTDDFGQVTVAARRHAATNPAAWFFGRPITLDDHRASRWIAEPLRLLDCCQESDGAVALVVTSAERAGDLRCRPAVVCAAAQGSGPDQFVMTSYYRDELASLPEMNVVARQLWGQSGFGPADVRAAVLYDHFTPYVLMQLEALGFCGRGEGRHVIAEGRLPVNPHGGQLGEAYIHGMNGIAEAVRQVRGTAVNQVPGDGPVLVTAGTGVPTSGLILDALR
- a CDS encoding MaoC/PaaZ C-terminal domain-containing protein, encoding MWRPVGVELPSWELAVTPTVIISSALATRDFQDVHHDRDAAVRRGSRDIFLNILATTGLVQRYVTDWAGPEVVLRGIEIRLGTPCYAYDTLTFSGHAHGDEVAVAGRTAAGEHVSGVVRVAS
- a CDS encoding acyl-CoA dehydrogenase family protein, which gives rise to MFIALTEEQLALRTRLRTYLRKVLTENDRAAMLIDRHGAVYRALVRRLGRDGWLGLGFPERFGGGGLGPVEQQLFVNEAARADVPLPAVTLQTVASTLLAHGSAEQQEFFLPRILAGEIHFAIGYTEPEAGTDLAALRTRAVREGDEYVVNGQKMFTTGAHDADHLWLACRTDPGAPRHRGLSILIVDTTDPGYSWTPIITCDGAHHVNAVYLADVRVPANRLVGAENGGWRLLTAQLNHERVMLGPAGRFGAFIDRVRSWAASHDTPDVRRALARAEACRRVNELLNWQVTGGEPNVADASATKVFASERLLRIGQELEEVVWRHGDPADPATAALLAWLDLQAKRNLVLTFGGGVNEIQRELIASAGLGLPRVPR
- a CDS encoding acyl-CoA dehydrogenase family protein — translated: MGPDFALDNAQEAIVRLAGEVLGDHGDAPRQLWKSLGQAGLLGLAVPVELGGAGLGALATGLLLTEIGRHAARVPAWSTLSLGVLPLVRWGSAEQQRDLLPGVLEGRVLTAALGEPVAATEDWRLTGTCHAVPDADRAHRILVPARGTVALVDPSASGVTLLRTPASSGTDEFTLLLEDVAAEPLGRIEGRFQRYAMAGACALGDGALAGALRMTADHVRDRRQFGRPLATFQAVAQQIADVYIASRTMHLAALAANWRLDQDQGRDHDYGTDADADADLWTGAFWLGSEVLPALRVCHHLHGGLGLVADHPLHRHTELVRDLVRHLGGAEHCLDRWGDSGVHRAD
- the kstR gene encoding cholesterol catabolism transcriptional regulator KstR, which gives rise to MAAPRTNTSIRAARSTIDTEQGSAAQRDRRRRILEATLLLASKGGYDAVQMRTVAERAEVALGTLYRYFPSKIHLLVSALAAELEKTQEKLERKPIPGDNPDERMRFVLSRVTRAMQREPQLTEAMTRAFMFADPSASAEVNAVARLMEDMFTRAMHDGEPTADDRAKARVIGDVWLSNLVAWVTRRASANDVINHLELASRLLLR
- a CDS encoding SRPBCC family protein; its protein translation is MAKVTVEADAKADPQRVWDVVSDLSRVSEWNTMHEGFVGDLPESLGAGVTYRQKVKLMGMPAEMAWRVITAAAPSRLEQNGDGPMGVKAKNLLVIEAADGGSHITYEMEFIGPALKGPMAAMLEKQAGAAGQQALAKLVALAE
- a CDS encoding hotdog domain-containing protein; this translates as MEGQAVTRRREAVSELGDALRSLVEHATITEAQTDDLLHAATEIRAVIARLGSRVRGHNTLSSADDLLGGVRMYNPVTGSGSALAPPVHVEVVAGEAIGRCTLGLAFEGPPMFAHGGVSAMLLDQILGHAVVASGNPGMTVRLDTSYRAPVPLLTPLLLRAEVRAVDGRRVTATGTIATAAEPGTALVTATGMFVGLRAEQTHRLFGPVLHPNP